The DNA region GCTTGCGCCACGCCACCAGGAACGTCTCCTGCGTGACGTCCTCGGCATCCGTGGCGGTGCCGACCAGCCGATGGGCCAGCCAATAGACCGGCCTGACGTAGGCGCGGTACAGCGCGCGGAAGGCGTACTCGCTTCCGCCCGCAGCCTGCGCCACGAGGGCCGCGTCATCCGTGACTGCCGGCTGCGGCATCCCTCATCCCTTCTCCGGCGGCCCCGCGTCGGCGGAGCCTCATTGTCTCTCACCTGGACAGTGTCGCGGGGGCACGGATCGTCTCAGATGCCTCGGAGGAATCCGCCACGCTGTATCGTTGCCGGAGCGAGAGGGAGTATCCCGTCATCGCGTGTCCGTCATCACGGGAGCCGTCGAGGTCATCCCCGGGCACGCACCGCAGCCATTCCGTACCGGATGCCGCGGGGGAGAGACTTTCGGGATTCGACCGACCCCGCCCCCTGCTCTGGAAAGGCCCTGCATTGGACCTCGTTCTCCCCGTCTGGTTCGAAGTCGGCTCGCTGATCGTGCTGACGCTGATCCTCGCTGCCGACCTGCTGCTGATCCTCAAGCGACCGCACATCCCCTCCACCAGGGAGTCCACCCTGTGGGTCGTGTTCTACGTCGTGCTCGCCCTCATCTTCGCCTGCCTGATGTGGTTGTTCGCGGGGGGCGAGTTCGCCGGGCAGTTCGTCGCGGGATGGCTCACCGAGTACAGCCTCTCCATCGACAACCTGTTCGTGTTCGTGCTGATCATGGGCCAGTTCGCCGTTCCGCGGCGGTACCAGCAGGAAGTCCTGATGGTCGGCATCATCATCGCCCTGGTCCTGCGGGGGGCCTTCATCCTGGTCGGGGCGGCGGTGATCGAGAACTTCAGCCCGATCTTCTACATCTTCGGCGCCTTCCTGGTGTGGACGGCGTGGCGGCAGGCGTTTCCCGGGGGGGATCACGACTCGGACGTCAAGCAGGAGAACTTCATCGTCCGCCTGCTGCGCCGCACGATCGACATCAGCGACCACTACGACGGCGCGAAGCTGCGCACCGTCGTAGACGGCAAGAAGATGTTCACGCCGATGCTGATCGTCTTCGTCGCGATCGGCGTGACCGATCTCCTCTTCGCCATCGACTCGATCCCGGCGATCTTCGGCATCACGACCAGCCCGTTCATCGTCTTCACCGCGAACATCTTCGCCCTGATGGGCCTGCGACAGCTCTACTTCCTGCTCGGCGACCTGCTGGACCGGCTGCGCTACCTGCACTACGGCATCGCGTTCATCCTCGCCTTCATCGGCCTGAAGCTGGTCTTCCACGCCATGCACGTGAACGAGCTGCCGTTCATCAACGGCGGTGAGCACATCGAGTGGGCGCCGGAGATCTCCACCTGGATGTCGCTCGGCGTGATCGTGCTCTCGATGGCGGTGGCGACCATCGCGAGCCTGATCGCCTCCTCGCGGGACAAGAGGGCTACGGGGCGGGACGCTGCGGCCGCGGTGGTCGCCGAGGAGAAGGGCACGCCCCCGACGGTCGATCAGCCCGCCCCGGGCGAGGGCCAGCTCTAGCCCAAGCTGGGAGTCGTTCAGCTTCGGCGCGTAGCTTCGGGGCAGAGCGGGCGAGTCTGTGTCCGCCGAGCAACGACCTAAGGAGGTCGTTATGTCCCCAGGCATAATCTCCACCAAGCCCCGGACCCCGGCTTCCACAGGCAGTGACTTCACCGAGCTCGCCGCGACCGTGCGCGCGTCGGGTCTGATGAGACGCCGCTACGGCTACTACTGGACGAAGCTGCTCGCCGTCCCGCTCGTGACGGCCGCCGCCGTGCTCGCCTTCATCCTGATCGGCGACACGTGGTGGCAGCTGTTCACCGCCGCTGGGTTCGCGGTGCTGTTCACGCAGGTCGCCATGCTCGGCCACGACGCCGCGCATCGACAGATCTTCGTCTCGGGGAAGTGGAACGACTGGACCAGCCTCATCCTCGGCGACTTCTTCGTCGGAATGAGCTATGGCTGGTGGAGACACAAGCACAACCGCCACCACGCCAACCCCAACAAGATCGACGTCGACCCGGATATCGACCTGCCCGTGATCGCGTTCACTTCGGAGCAGGCGCGCGCCCCTCGACCACCGGTCGCGCAGTGGCTGGTGGCGCACCAGGGGCTGTTCTTCTTCCCGATCCTCCTGCTGGAGGGTCTGTCCCTGCACGCCTCCGGAGTGCGCCGCATCCTCTCCAAGGAGAAGCTGGAGCGGCGTTGGGTGGAGATCTCGTTCATCACCCTGCGCCTGGTGGGGTTCGTGACCCTTGTCTTCCTGGTGCTCTCGCCCGGCATCGCGTTCGCCTTCCTCGGGGTCCAGCTCGGTCTGTTCGGGGTGTACATGGGGATGGTGTTCGCGCCCAACCACAAGGGCATGCCGCTCGTGCCGAAGGACGCGAAACTGGACTTCCTCACCCGGCAGGTGCTGATGAGCCGGAACGTCCGCGGCACCTGGGCGCTGGATGTGGCCATGGGGGGCCTGAACTACCAGATCGAACACCATCTGTTCCCCTCGATGCCGCGTCCGCACCTGCGCCGCGTCGCCCCGATCGTCCGCGAGTACTGCGCCCGTCAGGGGGTGCCCTACACCGTCACCGGGCTGCTGGAGTCCTACGGGATCGTGATCCGGTACATCAACCGGGTCGGACTGGGAGAGCGGGACCCGTTCGCGTGCCCGCTGATCGAGCAGCGCCGGGCGATCTGACCGCGCGTCTGCACGCCACGGCGTCGGGTGCTTCGGGGCCGGTGGTATTCTGGCTCGATGCGGCTGGCACTTCTTCTCCTTAGCAGCCGCGGCGAGTCCTAGTTCTCGGGCCTTCCTCGCCGCGGAGTTCGTCACGGCCTCGACCCGCCTTCTTTGGAGAACGACAGACCATGAGCTTTGCTTCGACCGACGAGTCCGCCATACCCGATTCGCCGCGTACCCTCGCCGAGAAGGTGTGGGACGACCACCTGGTGGTCAAGGGCGAGAACGGCGAACCCGATCTGATCTACATCGACCTGCACCTGGTGCACGAGGTCACCAGTCCGCAGGCCTTCGATGGCCTGCGTGCGGAAGGGCGGCCGCTGCGACGGCTGGACCTGACCATCGCGACCGAGGACCACAACACCCCCACGCTGGACATCGACAAGCCGATCGCCGACCTGACCAGCCGCACCCAGATCGAGACGCTGCGCCGCAACGCCGAGGAATTCGGCGTGCGCCTGCACTCGCTGGGCGACAAGGAACAGGGCATCGTGCACGTCGTCGGCCCGCAGCTCGGACTGACGATGCCCGGCATCACGGTCGTCTGCGGCGACTCGCACACTTCCACGCACGGCGCGTTCGGTGCGATGGCGCTGGGCATCGGCACGAGCGAAGTCGAACACGTCATGGCGACCCAGACCCTGCCGCTGAAGCCCTTCAAGACCATGGCCATCACCGTCGAGGGCACGCTCAAGACGGGGGTCACCGCGAAGGACATCATCTTGGCCGTGATCGCCAAGATCGGCACCGGCGGGGGCCAGGGCTACGTGCTGGAATACCGCGGCAGCGCGATCCGCGCCCTCTCCATGGAGGGGCGGATGACGATCTGCAACATGTCCATCGAGGCGGGCGCCCGCGCCGGCATGATCGCGCCTGACGAGACCACGTTCGCGTATCTCGAAGGTCGTCCGCACGCGCCGAAGGGCAAGGACTGGGAGGATGCCGTGGCCTACTGGCGCACCCTGCCCACCGACGAGGGCGCGGTCTTCGACGCCGAGGTGTACCTGGACGCCGACGAGCTGGAGCCGTTCGTGACGTGGGGGACCAACCCCGGTCAGGGCGTCTCGCTGAGCGATGTGGTCCCCGACCCCGCCGACTACGACGACCCCAACGACCGGGCCTCCGCAGAGCGCGCGCTCGAGTACATGGCGCTCACCCCCGGCACCCGGCTGAAGGACGTCCCGGTCGACGCGGTCTTCATGGGCTCCTGCACCAACAGCCGCATCGAAGACCTGCGCGCGTTCGCCTCGATCATCCGCGGCCGTACGAAGGCGGAGGGCGTGCGGGTGATGGTCGTCCCGGGTTCTGCGCGCGTGCGACTGGAGGCCGAAGCCGAGGGCCTGGACAAGGTCTTCACCGAGTTCGGGGCCGAGTGGCGGTTCGCGGGATGCTCCATGTGTCTGGGCATGAACCCCGATCAGCTGGCCCCGGGCGAGCGCTGCGCGTCCACAAGCAACCGCAACTTCGAGGGCCGCCAGGGCAAGGGTGGGCGCACCCACCTCGTGTCCCCGCTGGTCGCCGCCGCTACCGCCGTGCGCGGAACGCTCTCCAGCCCCAGCGATCTGGAGGAGACCCCGATCTACGACAGCGTCGAACCGGCGCTGACCGCCGCCGGCGGAGTTCTCGACCGGACGGGTGGAGAGGCCTGACATGGAGAAGTTCATCACCCACACCGGCATCGCCGCGCCGCTGAAGCGCGCGAACGTCGACACGGACCAGATCATCCCCGCGGTGTACCTGAAGCGCGTGACCAAGACCGGCTTCGAGGATGCGCTGTTCGCGGCCTGGCGACAGGACCCCGACTTCGTGCTCAACCAGCCGGTTTTCCAGGGCGCCAGCGTGCTGGTGGCCGGTCCCGACTTCGGCACCGGATCCAGCCGCGAGCACGCGGTCTGGGCGCTGCGCGACTTCGGCTTCCACGTCGTGCTGAGCCCCAAGTTCGCCGACATCTTCCGCGGCAACGCGGGCAAGCAGGGCCTGCTGACCGGGGTCATCACCGAGCCTGACCTCGAGCGGATCTGGGCGGCGATCGACGCCGAGCCCGGCATCCGGATGACCGTCGACCTGCAGGCGCGCGAGGCGTCGATCGGTGATCTCCGGGTTCCTTTCGACATCGATGATTACACTAGGTGGCGGCTTCTCGAAGGGCTCGACGACATCGGGCTCACGCTGCGCAATGAAGACAAGATCGCGCAGTTCGAGGCTCGCCGAGAGGCGTGGCGCCCCAGGACACTGCCTGTTCCTTGAGTTCAGACGGTCCCGAAGGCTTGGACGGCCCGCCCCACAAGGGTGGATCGTCGGCAGCTGTTCCCTCGAAGACACAAGTGAGGTTCCACCGGATGAAGACGCTCCTAGGCGACGCAGCAGAATCGAAGGCGGGGGAGCAGGAGTTGCCCGGTGAGACGCTCGCCATCCGCGGCGGCCGCCCACTCAGCGGACGTGTGGAGGTGAAGGGCGCGAAGAACCTGGCGACCAAGGCGATGGTGGCAGCCCTACTCGGTGAGACCACGAGCGTGCTGCGTGACGTCCCCGACATCAGCGACGTTCAGGTCGTCCGATCCCTTCTCGAAGTGCACGGCGTGACCGTCGTGGACGGTGACGAGGAGGGCTCGCTGGTCTTCGACCCGAGCGGCGCCGTGTCTGCACACTTCGAGGAGATCGACGCTCACGCCGGAGCATCCCGGATCCCGATCCTGTTCTGCGGGCCGCTGCTGCACCTGCTCGGCGAAGCGCTGATCCCGGACCTGGGCGGCTGCCGCATCGGGGATCGGCCCATCAACTTCCACATGGACGCGCTGCGCGCGTTCGGCGCCATCGTCGACAAGACGTACGAGGGCATCCGCATCACGGCACCGAACGGGCTGACCGGAGCGAAGATCTCGCTGCCGTATCCGAGCGTCGGTGCCACCGAGCAGGTCCTGTTGACCGCGGTGAAGGCCAAAGGCGTGACCGAACTGCGCGGTGCGGCGATCGAGCCCGAGATCATGGACCTCATCGCCGTGCTGCAGAAGATGGGCGCGATCATCTCGTATGAGCCCAACCGCGTCATCCTGATCGAAGGGGTCGATACGCTGCGCGGGTACGACCACCGCTGCATCTTCGACCGGAACGAAGCCGCCTCGTGGGCCTGCGCGGCGCTGGCCACCGACGGCGACATCTTCGTCGGCGGAGCCAAGCAGCAGGAGATGCTCACGTTCCTGAACGTCTACCGCAAGGCCGGTGGCGAGTTCGACGTCCACGAGGACGGGATCCGCTTCCGCCGCGGCGGACCGCTCAAGCCCGTCATGGTCGAGACGGACGTGCACCCCGGGTTCATGACGGACTGGCAGCAGCCGCTGATCGTCGCCCTCACCCAGGCCGAGGGACGCTCTGTGGTCCACGAGACCGTGTACGAGAACCGCCTCGGCTTCACCGAGGCGCTGGTGCAGATGGGCGCCGACATCGTGGTGCATCCGGAGGGGATCGACAGCCCCGACCGGCGCGTGCCCCGTCGAGCACTCGAGCAGGCCGCCGTCATCACCGGTCCCACGCCGCTGCACGGCGCAGACGTGATCGTGCCGGATCTGCGCGGCGGATACAGCTATCTGATCGCGGCGCTGGCCGCGGAGGGCGAGTCGGTGGTGCGCAACGTCGGGATCATCCGCCGCGGGTACGAGAAGCTGTTCCTCAAGCTCGACGCCCTCGGCGCTGACTTCGACGTCATCGGATAGCGCGTGACACCCTCCTCGCCCAGGTCGCGCACGTCCACGGAGGCGTCGCGACCCAGCGTGTTCTGGCCGCTGTCGGCCATCGTGGTTCCGCTGGTCAGCCTTCTGGCGCGGATCGAGATCATCGACGGCCACAAACTGCCGCGCCAGGGCCCTTACGTGCTCGCCCCGAGTCATTCGACGGAGTTCGACCCGCTGATCGTCGCGGTCGCGGTCTGGCGGCTGGGTCGCGGTCCCCGCTTCATGGTCAAGGAGAGCCTGTTCAAGGTTCCCGTCCTCGGGTGGGCTTTGCGTGCCACGGGCATGGTCCCGGTGGCACGCTCCTCGTCGGCGGCGGCCGCACGTGCGACCATCGCGGCCTCCGAGCAGCTGGTGGGCAACGGCGCAGGCGTCATCGTCTACCCCGAAGGCACCCTCACGCGCGACCCGGACCTGTGGCCCATGCGCGGCAAGACCGGCGCGGCCCGCCTGGCCCTGGCCGACGGCATCCCGCTGATCCCGATGGCCCACTGGGGAGCGCAGGAGATCCTGCCGCGCTACGGGAAGCTCAGCCTCTGGCCACTGCGCCGCCGGGTCCGCGTGATCATCGGCGACCCCGTCGACCTGTCCGACTTGGCCGCGGCGCCGGCCCAGCCTGCTGTGCTGACCGCCGCGACCGACCGGCTGATGAACGCCATCGCCGCGCTGCAGTCACAGCTGCGCGGCGAGCCCGCGCCGGCCAAGCGCTGGAATCCTGCCGAGCACGGGCAGAGGGAGACGGGTCGCCTTGAGTCGTAGGCAGGATGCCGGGCTGCCCCGCGTCGCAGTGATCGGCGCCGGCAGCTGGGGCACGACGTTCGGCAAAGTACTCGCCGACGGCGGTGCCCACGTGACGATGTGGGCGCGTCGTCCGGAGTTGGCGCACGAGATCAACGAGGCCAAGCGCAACAGCCAGTACCTGCCCGGAATCAACCTTCCGCGCGAGATGTCCGCCACGCACCACCTGTCCGAGGCGCTCGAGGGCGCCACGCAGGTGTATCTGTCCATACCCAGCCAGGCACTGCGGCAGAATCTGAAAGCCGTACGCGCGCTGGTGACCAGCACGGATGCGCCGATCGTGTCGCTCATGAAGGGCGTGGAGCGGCGCAGCGGACTGCGGATGAGCCAGGTCATCGAGCAGGAGCTGCACTGCGACCCCGCGCGCATCGCGGTGGCCTCCGGGCCCAACCTGGCGCTCGAGATCGCGCGTGAACAGCCCACCGCGGCGGTCATCTCCTCGACCAGCCAGGAGACCGCGGATGCTGTGGCCCGCCGCGCCCGTAACCGCTACTTCCGCACCTTCGTGAACACCGACGTCATCGGCACGGAGTTCGGCGGCGTGCTGAAGAACCTGATCGCGGTGGCGATCGGCATCGTGGACGGCGTGGGGTACGGCGAGAACACCAAGGCCTCGATCATCACGCGCGGACTGGTGGAGATGACCGACTTCGCGGTCGCTCAGGGGGCCCAGGTGGAGACGCTGCAGGGCCTCGCCGGCCTGGGCGACCTGATCGCGACGTGCCAGTCGCCGCTCAGCCGCAACAACACCGCCGGGCGGCTGCTGGGGCAGGGCTACAGCTTCCAGGACGTCGTCAAGCAGATGGACCAGACTGCCGAAGGGCTCGCTTCGGTCGCACCCATACTCCAGCTGGCCCGCGAGTCCGGCATCCAGATGCCGATCGCGGAGCAGGTCAAGAGGGTGCTGGATGGAACGATGAATCCCCGTGAGATCGCACCGCATCTCACGACGGACGAGGATCAGCCCCAGGGCGAGAGGACGCAGAATGGACAGGCCGGCGGTGGTGGTGCTCTTTGGAGGTCGCTCCAGCGAACACTCGATCAGTTCCGCAACAGCGGGCGGCGTCCTTCACGCGATCAGTCGTGACCTCTACCGGGTGATCCCGGTGGGGATCACCCGCGAGGGCGTGTTCGTCCTTGAGGACGACGACCCCGACAAGTTCGCGCTGGACGCCGACCGGCTTCCCGAAGTGGTCGACAACGGCACCCGCATCCTGTGGCCGGAGGGCGGCGGCGACCGATCGCTGCGGGTGCGGCGTGCGGACGGCGCCGTGGACGAGCTCGGCGCCGTGGATGTGGTGCTGCCGATCCTGCACGGCGTGCACGGCGAGGACGGCACCGTGCAGGGATTCCTCGACATGCTCGGCATCCCGTACGCGGGCGGCGGTGTCCTGGATTCAGCGCTGTGCATGGACAAGCACTTCATGAAGGTCGTCCTGCAGGCCGCCGGCGTGCCGGTCGCGCCGTGGGTCACGGTCACGCGGGCCGGCTGGGAACGCGACGAGACGCGTGTGCGCGCGGATGCCGCGGCGCTGGGCCTGCCGGTGTTCGTCAAGCCCGCGCGCGGCGGATCGAGCGTCGGCGTGTCGAAGGTGTCCGACGCCGGAGAGCTCGAGGCGGCGCTGGTGCTGGCCTTCGCCGAGGACGAGAAGGTGCTGATCGAGGCGGCCATCGTCGGACGCGAGGTCGAGGTGGCCATCCTGGAGGGCCGCGGGGGAGCGGGCGCACGCGCGTCCCTGCCCGGCGAGATCGTGCTGACGACGCGGGAGTTCTACGACTTCGAGGGCAAATACCTCGGGGGCGATGGGGCCGATGTGGTGTGCCCGGCCGATCTCAGCGACGCCGAGATCGCCGCGGTGCAGGATCTCGGCATCCGCGCGTTCCACGCCGTGGACGGCCGCGGGCTGGCGCGCGTGGACTTCTTCCTCACCGCCGACGCCCTCTACGTCAACGAGCTGAACACGATGCCCGGGTTCACGCCCATCTCGATGTTCCCGAAGTGCTGGATCGCCTCGGGCATGACCTATGCGGAGCTGATCTCCGAGCTGATCGACACGGCCCTGGATCGTCCTGCGCAGTAACCCCGAATCCCGGGGAACCGGCTGCTAGGGCGTGGTCCCGGCATCCGTGCAGGCCGAACCGTCGGCGGGCAGGACCGAGACGACACGCGAGAGCGTGTCCAGCACCGCGGCACTGGAGACCAGGTCGTTGTCCAGATACACCTCGACGGCGGGCGTGCGGCCGAACGTGGTGACCCGATAACGCGGTGCCTCGGATTCATCGATGATCCAGTCGACGCCGTTCACGCTCTGGCAGGGCAGTGTCGTCGGACCGGGCGGGGTCACGCCGCAGGTCAGGATGACGGATGCCGGATCCCCCCAGGCCCCGGTCGCCTGGGCGTCGGTCCAGCGCCGCTCTTCGCCGTCCACCAGTGCAGGAAGCCGCACGGTGACGTCTGCGCAGGCCGGTTCGTCCGCGTCCGCGGCGGGCTGCAGCGACACCGTCGAGGTGCACCCGGACAGCGCCAGGACGCCCGCGATGAGCAGGACGGCGGAAGCGGCGGCGGGTCGGCGGGACATCACTCCAGGCTACCCAGCGCTACCGTGGGAGGGTGACCGCGCCTTCCGCCGAACCGACCGTGCGAGACCTGTCCGAAGGCGACATCCTCCGTGCCATCCTGGCGCGGCTCGGTCCCACCTCGGTGCTGGTCGGACCCGGTGACGATGCGGCCGTGCTCGCCGCCCCGGACGGCCGGGTGGTCGCGACCACCGACACGCTGGTGCACGGACCCGACTTCCGGCTGGCCTGGTCCACCGGCTACGACCTCGGCTGGAAGGCCGCGGCGGTCAACCTCGCCGACATCGCCGCGATGGGTGCGCGGCCGACCGCGCTGCTGGTTGCGCTGGCCATGCCCGGCGATACCCGGCTGTCGTTCGTGGAGCAGTTCGCGGACGGCCTGCGTGCCGCGTGCGAGGCTCTCGCGCCGGGCTGCGAAATCGTCGGCGGCGACCTCACGGTGTCCCCGACGCTGCTGATCGCCGTCACCGCGCTCGGCGCGCTGGAGAACCGGCCACCGGTGCTCCGCTCCGGTGCACGTCCCGGGGACGTCATCGCCGTCCGCGGCGATCTCGGAGTCGCCAGGCGCGGTCTGGATGTCCTGTTCCGCCGGTTCACCGACGGCCTCGGGGACCCGATCGCCGTGGATGCCGCGGCGTTGTCGGCCTCCGACGCGGAGGCCGTGGCCCGCCAGCTGCAGCCGCGCCCGCCCATCGCAGACGGCGTCCTGGCCGCCGCGGCAGGGGCGACCGCGATGATGGACGTCTCCGACGGTCTGGCCCTGGATGCGACGCGGATGGCGAGGGCCTCCGGCGTCGTCCTGGAGATCCGCAGCTCCGCGCTCGGTGCGGACGTGGCCGGAGCGCTGGAGGGCGGCGAGGACCACGCCCTGCTCGCGACGTTCCCGGCCGGCGCCGACCTGGGGCCGTTCCGCCCCATCGGCCGCGTACTGGAGCCCGTCCCAGACGCCTCCGCTGCGCCGCTGCTCATCGACGGCTCCGCCTACGCCGGGCCGGGCGGATGGGATCCGTACCGGGATTGGGACGCGCACGGAGGGTGAGCGCTAGCCGTTCGCCGAGCCGATCCACCACAGCACGGTGTCTCCGTACCTCTTGTCGCGGACGTGCTGAAGCCCGGCCGGCAGCGTCGGCCGGGGCGAACGAGCGGCCCGCTCGACGATGACCCATGCGTCCTCGGCCAGTGCGGGGACCAGCAGCGCGAGGGACTCGGTCAACTCGCTCTCGCGGAGGTCGTAAGGCGGATCGATGAACACCAGGTCGAACGGACCACGCCGGCCGCCCAGAAACGCGGACACGGTGCCGCGATGCACGCGGATCGCGGCATCCCGTCCCACCGAGCGGGCGACCTTGGCCGCGTTGCGCTCCACGATCACGGCGGCGCGCGGCGACTTCTCGACCAGATCTGCGGATGCCGCGCCCCGGCTGATCGCCTCCAGGCCCAGCGCTCCGGAGCCCGCGTACAGGTCCAGCACCGCCGCGCCGCGCAGCGCGTCCGCCGACTCCAACGCGCCGAACAGCGACTCGCGGACGCGGTCGCTGGTCGGGCGGGTGCCCGCATCGGGAACATCGAGCGGAATCGACCCAGCGCGTCCCGCGATGATCCGTGTCACACGAACACGATAGCCGCGCCGGCCGGGCGCACGCGCGAGCGACCCCTATGCTCAGGTTCACCAGCCCACCTGAAAGATTCGGAATCCGACGATGCGCCGAACGAGCCCGCTTGCCCTGTCCACCTTCGTGCTCGCGGGCGTCCTCGCCTTGACGCTGAGCGCCTGCGCGGGCGGGTCGGCCACACCCACCGCCTCGCCGACGTCCGCACCGACGCCGACGCAGACCGCCGAGCCCGAGCCGACCCCCACCGAGCCGGCTGCCCCGACCGTCGCACCGGCGAACCTCCCCACCGACTGCACCACCCTCGGCACGGACATGTCCCGCCAGGACACGGTGGGCGACATGACCCTGCAGAGCGACGGCACCGGCTTCGAGCGCGAGGCGCCGCAGAACGCTCAGCTCGCGCTGGGCTGCGACTGGATCCTCGACGAGGTCGCCGGCGTCCTGCTGCTGATCAGCACCGCCGACGCGGCCGCCGTCTCCGCCGCGGCGGATGCGCTGCCCGCCGAAGGCTGGACGTGCGGAGTGGCGGATGACTTCGGTGCCGCGTACTGCTACATCGAACCGGCCGACAAGGCCGGCGTGCAGCAGACGGTGGTCGCCCGCGACGACGTGTGGGTGTACCTGGAGACCTACCAGCGCGACGGCAACGCCTTCCTCTCCGACATCGCGTCGCAGATCTGGGGCTGAGGACGCGGCGCCCAGCAGCCCGCGCGACGCGTGGTCGGTCCTCCTGCCTAGACTCGGAGGATGCCCGCCTTCGCCCTGGAATCGCGCCTGGACGGCGCCGTGGGCGGCAAGACGGCGACCGCGCTGGCCAAGGCGTTCGGGATGCACACCGTCGGGGACCTGCTCGCGCACTACCCGCGACGCTATGCGCGGCGCGGCGAGCTGACCCCGATCTCCTCGCTTCCGGTCGGGG from Microbacterium sp. zg-B185 includes:
- a CDS encoding TerC family protein — translated: MDLVLPVWFEVGSLIVLTLILAADLLLILKRPHIPSTRESTLWVVFYVVLALIFACLMWLFAGGEFAGQFVAGWLTEYSLSIDNLFVFVLIMGQFAVPRRYQQEVLMVGIIIALVLRGAFILVGAAVIENFSPIFYIFGAFLVWTAWRQAFPGGDHDSDVKQENFIVRLLRRTIDISDHYDGAKLRTVVDGKKMFTPMLIVFVAIGVTDLLFAIDSIPAIFGITTSPFIVFTANIFALMGLRQLYFLLGDLLDRLRYLHYGIAFILAFIGLKLVFHAMHVNELPFINGGEHIEWAPEISTWMSLGVIVLSMAVATIASLIASSRDKRATGRDAAAAVVAEEKGTPPTVDQPAPGEGQL
- a CDS encoding acyl-CoA desaturase; translation: MSPGIISTKPRTPASTGSDFTELAATVRASGLMRRRYGYYWTKLLAVPLVTAAAVLAFILIGDTWWQLFTAAGFAVLFTQVAMLGHDAAHRQIFVSGKWNDWTSLILGDFFVGMSYGWWRHKHNRHHANPNKIDVDPDIDLPVIAFTSEQARAPRPPVAQWLVAHQGLFFFPILLLEGLSLHASGVRRILSKEKLERRWVEISFITLRLVGFVTLVFLVLSPGIAFAFLGVQLGLFGVYMGMVFAPNHKGMPLVPKDAKLDFLTRQVLMSRNVRGTWALDVAMGGLNYQIEHHLFPSMPRPHLRRVAPIVREYCARQGVPYTVTGLLESYGIVIRYINRVGLGERDPFACPLIEQRRAI
- the leuC gene encoding 3-isopropylmalate dehydratase large subunit, whose amino-acid sequence is MSFASTDESAIPDSPRTLAEKVWDDHLVVKGENGEPDLIYIDLHLVHEVTSPQAFDGLRAEGRPLRRLDLTIATEDHNTPTLDIDKPIADLTSRTQIETLRRNAEEFGVRLHSLGDKEQGIVHVVGPQLGLTMPGITVVCGDSHTSTHGAFGAMALGIGTSEVEHVMATQTLPLKPFKTMAITVEGTLKTGVTAKDIILAVIAKIGTGGGQGYVLEYRGSAIRALSMEGRMTICNMSIEAGARAGMIAPDETTFAYLEGRPHAPKGKDWEDAVAYWRTLPTDEGAVFDAEVYLDADELEPFVTWGTNPGQGVSLSDVVPDPADYDDPNDRASAERALEYMALTPGTRLKDVPVDAVFMGSCTNSRIEDLRAFASIIRGRTKAEGVRVMVVPGSARVRLEAEAEGLDKVFTEFGAEWRFAGCSMCLGMNPDQLAPGERCASTSNRNFEGRQGKGGRTHLVSPLVAAATAVRGTLSSPSDLEETPIYDSVEPALTAAGGVLDRTGGEA
- the leuD gene encoding 3-isopropylmalate dehydratase small subunit, producing the protein MEKFITHTGIAAPLKRANVDTDQIIPAVYLKRVTKTGFEDALFAAWRQDPDFVLNQPVFQGASVLVAGPDFGTGSSREHAVWALRDFGFHVVLSPKFADIFRGNAGKQGLLTGVITEPDLERIWAAIDAEPGIRMTVDLQAREASIGDLRVPFDIDDYTRWRLLEGLDDIGLTLRNEDKIAQFEARREAWRPRTLPVP
- the murA gene encoding UDP-N-acetylglucosamine 1-carboxyvinyltransferase, which translates into the protein MKTLLGDAAESKAGEQELPGETLAIRGGRPLSGRVEVKGAKNLATKAMVAALLGETTSVLRDVPDISDVQVVRSLLEVHGVTVVDGDEEGSLVFDPSGAVSAHFEEIDAHAGASRIPILFCGPLLHLLGEALIPDLGGCRIGDRPINFHMDALRAFGAIVDKTYEGIRITAPNGLTGAKISLPYPSVGATEQVLLTAVKAKGVTELRGAAIEPEIMDLIAVLQKMGAIISYEPNRVILIEGVDTLRGYDHRCIFDRNEAASWACAALATDGDIFVGGAKQQEMLTFLNVYRKAGGEFDVHEDGIRFRRGGPLKPVMVETDVHPGFMTDWQQPLIVALTQAEGRSVVHETVYENRLGFTEALVQMGADIVVHPEGIDSPDRRVPRRALEQAAVITGPTPLHGADVIVPDLRGGYSYLIAALAAEGESVVRNVGIIRRGYEKLFLKLDALGADFDVIG
- a CDS encoding lysophospholipid acyltransferase family protein; the protein is MTPSSPRSRTSTEASRPSVFWPLSAIVVPLVSLLARIEIIDGHKLPRQGPYVLAPSHSTEFDPLIVAVAVWRLGRGPRFMVKESLFKVPVLGWALRATGMVPVARSSSAAAARATIAASEQLVGNGAGVIVYPEGTLTRDPDLWPMRGKTGAARLALADGIPLIPMAHWGAQEILPRYGKLSLWPLRRRVRVIIGDPVDLSDLAAAPAQPAVLTAATDRLMNAIAALQSQLRGEPAPAKRWNPAEHGQRETGRLES
- a CDS encoding NAD(P)H-dependent glycerol-3-phosphate dehydrogenase; this translates as MSRRQDAGLPRVAVIGAGSWGTTFGKVLADGGAHVTMWARRPELAHEINEAKRNSQYLPGINLPREMSATHHLSEALEGATQVYLSIPSQALRQNLKAVRALVTSTDAPIVSLMKGVERRSGLRMSQVIEQELHCDPARIAVASGPNLALEIAREQPTAAVISSTSQETADAVARRARNRYFRTFVNTDVIGTEFGGVLKNLIAVAIGIVDGVGYGENTKASIITRGLVEMTDFAVAQGAQVETLQGLAGLGDLIATCQSPLSRNNTAGRLLGQGYSFQDVVKQMDQTAEGLASVAPILQLARESGIQMPIAEQVKRVLDGTMNPREIAPHLTTDEDQPQGERTQNGQAGGGGALWRSLQRTLDQFRNSGRRPSRDQS
- a CDS encoding D-alanine--D-alanine ligase family protein, with the translated sequence MDRPAVVVLFGGRSSEHSISSATAGGVLHAISRDLYRVIPVGITREGVFVLEDDDPDKFALDADRLPEVVDNGTRILWPEGGGDRSLRVRRADGAVDELGAVDVVLPILHGVHGEDGTVQGFLDMLGIPYAGGGVLDSALCMDKHFMKVVLQAAGVPVAPWVTVTRAGWERDETRVRADAAALGLPVFVKPARGGSSVGVSKVSDAGELEAALVLAFAEDEKVLIEAAIVGREVEVAILEGRGGAGARASLPGEIVLTTREFYDFEGKYLGGDGADVVCPADLSDAEIAAVQDLGIRAFHAVDGRGLARVDFFLTADALYVNELNTMPGFTPISMFPKCWIASGMTYAELISELIDTALDRPAQ
- a CDS encoding DUF3515 domain-containing protein; this translates as MSRRPAAASAVLLIAGVLALSGCTSTVSLQPAADADEPACADVTVRLPALVDGEERRWTDAQATGAWGDPASVILTCGVTPPGPTTLPCQSVNGVDWIIDESEAPRYRVTTFGRTPAVEVYLDNDLVSSAAVLDTLSRVVSVLPADGSACTDAGTTP